A window from Komagataeibacter xylinus encodes these proteins:
- a CDS encoding SDR family NAD(P)-dependent oxidoreductase yields the protein MTTPQTPIHSGFTASSTTSHVIRGSDLVGKVAIVTGGYSGLGRETARALLSAGARVIVPARDVERAKLALEGLSSVEIEPMDLLDPASIDAFAARFLSTGLPLDMLVNSAGIMALPDLTLDARGYELQFATNHLGHFQLTARLWPALKQTAGARVISVSSMGHRFSPLVFDDINFRDRPYDPWAAYGQSKTANILFAVELDARGKTDDVRAFSLHPGGIPGTGLEKHVPVEALKAVGVIDEYGNPNIDPARDVKSVPMGGATQVWCATSSRLAEMGGVFCVDCDIAPLMKEQSDQFSISENHTEGRDKGVAPYAIDPAAAAQLWSLSELMTSVKFPA from the coding sequence ATGACTACGCCACAGACCCCGATCCATTCCGGCTTCACAGCCTCTTCGACCACCTCGCATGTCATCCGGGGATCAGATCTCGTGGGTAAAGTCGCGATCGTCACCGGCGGCTATTCTGGCCTTGGCCGAGAGACCGCGCGGGCGCTGCTCTCCGCAGGAGCCCGCGTCATCGTCCCGGCACGTGACGTCGAACGGGCGAAATTGGCGCTTGAGGGCCTGAGCAGTGTTGAAATTGAGCCTATGGATCTTCTCGATCCGGCTTCCATCGATGCATTTGCCGCTCGTTTCCTCTCAACCGGTCTTCCCCTTGACATGCTGGTCAATAGCGCCGGCATCATGGCGCTACCTGACCTCACGCTCGATGCACGGGGCTATGAGCTGCAATTCGCGACCAATCATCTTGGTCACTTCCAGCTTACGGCCCGTCTCTGGCCTGCCCTGAAGCAGACGGCCGGTGCCCGCGTCATCTCCGTGTCGTCCATGGGACACCGTTTCTCGCCGCTCGTCTTCGATGACATCAATTTCCGTGACCGTCCTTACGATCCCTGGGCTGCTTACGGGCAATCCAAGACGGCAAATATCCTGTTCGCTGTTGAACTCGATGCTCGTGGCAAGACCGATGATGTCCGGGCTTTTTCGCTCCATCCGGGAGGAATACCGGGGACAGGCCTCGAAAAGCATGTACCGGTCGAAGCATTAAAGGCTGTGGGCGTGATTGATGAATATGGCAATCCCAACATTGATCCCGCGCGGGATGTCAAATCCGTTCCAATGGGGGGTGCGACGCAGGTCTGGTGCGCGACCAGTTCCCGCCTTGCCGAGATGGGAGGCGTATTCTGCGTTGACTGCGATATTGCACCGTTGATGAAGGAACAGTCAGATCAGTTTTCAATTTCCGAAAATCACACTGAAGGACGCGACA
- a CDS encoding LysR family transcriptional regulator, with protein MKQDHLLRHVDRSDLADLNVFLAIARCGSFRLAAVDLNLTTSAVSHAMRRLESRLGVRLLHRTSRSVALTAAGDDLSKALHVGFEAIAGGLSALEGQRTEPTGRLRLNVSKDAGQLLLASVWEDFFARFPLIHLDITVDDRLTDIVESGYDAGIRFLDRVPQDMIAIPLTKPLRWVVAGAPEYLNRHGRPLKPSDIYQHQCIQMRIGDNSTYPWEFGNGDEMIRIEGSGPLRLNDTQMALEAARRGLGLVYCLERRIEAEIAAGTLEIVLPDWASMGAPFAIYYSSRRHPPSGLRELTHTIRIAEKL; from the coding sequence TTGAAACAGGATCATCTTTTGCGTCACGTCGATCGCTCCGATCTCGCTGATCTGAATGTATTTCTGGCTATTGCGCGTTGCGGCAGTTTCCGCCTGGCTGCCGTTGACCTGAACCTGACGACTTCCGCGGTAAGCCATGCGATGCGTCGCCTGGAAAGCCGGCTTGGTGTGAGGCTCCTGCATCGGACCAGTCGCTCGGTAGCGCTTACGGCAGCAGGTGACGATCTGTCGAAAGCCTTGCACGTTGGGTTCGAGGCTATTGCCGGCGGATTATCAGCGCTCGAAGGACAACGTACAGAGCCAACAGGGCGCCTTCGTCTTAATGTTTCGAAAGATGCGGGGCAGTTACTGCTAGCATCTGTGTGGGAGGATTTTTTTGCTCGTTTCCCGCTCATCCATCTCGACATCACAGTAGATGATCGTCTCACTGATATCGTGGAAAGCGGATATGATGCCGGCATCAGATTCCTGGACCGTGTGCCGCAGGATATGATCGCCATACCTCTCACCAAACCGCTGCGCTGGGTCGTCGCTGGCGCTCCCGAGTATCTGAACCGTCACGGACGCCCTCTGAAACCCTCGGATATATATCAGCATCAGTGCATTCAGATGCGGATTGGCGATAATTCCACCTACCCCTGGGAATTCGGTAACGGTGACGAGATGATCCGGATCGAGGGCTCTGGTCCGTTACGTCTCAACGATACACAGATGGCTTTGGAAGCTGCCCGACGCGGGCTAGGGCTGGTCTATTGCCTGGAGAGGCGTATCGAAGCGGAGATCGCAGCAGGCACATTGGAAATTGTCCTCCCTGACTGGGCGTCAATGGGCGCACCATTCGCGATCTATTATTCAAGTCGGCGGCATCCTCCATCTGGACTGAGAGAACTGACGCACACAATTCGCATTGCCGAAAAACTTTGA
- a CDS encoding helix-turn-helix transcriptional regulator, translating into MSRTAFATRFREIAGVTPLAYVTQWRMHLAERALRDGEKTIAMIAQSVGYASEAAFSNAFKRVMGASPTRFRTHQRQELTETRKGEPVGRDYVPLLA; encoded by the coding sequence ATGTCCCGCACAGCCTTTGCAACCCGGTTTCGAGAAATAGCGGGTGTCACACCCCTGGCCTACGTGACCCAGTGGCGTATGCACCTTGCGGAGCGTGCGCTCCGTGACGGAGAAAAGACGATTGCAATGATTGCACAATCGGTCGGCTACGCATCTGAAGCGGCCTTCAGCAACGCCTTCAAGCGGGTAATGGGTGCCTCTCCGACGCGATTCCGCACCCATCAGAGGCAAGAACTGACCGAGACCCGCAAGGGAGAGCCAGTCGGCAGGGACTACGTTCCCTTGCTGGCATAA